Genomic window (bacterium):
ATCGCGCGCGCGGCCTCGCGCGCCCGCCGGTCGGCGGACAGAACGTCCTCGAGCTCGACGATCGGATTCGTCGGCTCGCTATCCAAGACCCGCTGCAGAAGCTCCGGAATGTCGAGGAACCCGATCCGCCCGTCGAGGAACGCCCGCACGGCGACCTCGTCGGCGGCGTTGAGCCGCGCCGGCGCGTCGCCCCCCGCGGCGAGCGCGTGGTAGGCGAGGTCGAGGCAGCGGAAGGCGTCGCGGTCGGGCCGCTCGAACGTCAGCGAGCCGAGCGCCGCGAGATCGAGCCGCGCGACGACCCCCTCGAGGCGCTCCGGCCAGGTCAGCGCGTACTGGATCGGATGGCGCATGTCGGCCGCGCCGAGCTGGGCGATGATCGAGCCGTCCTTGAACTCGACCATGCTGTGCACCGCGCTCTGCGGGTGGACGAGCACGTCGATCGACGACCCCGGCACGTCGAAGAGCCAGCGGGCCTCGATCACCTCCAGCCCCTTGTTCATCAACGTCGCCGAGTCGATCGTGACCTTCGGCCCCATCCGCCACGTCGGATGGCGCAGCGCCTCGTCGGCGGTGACCGACGCCAGCTCCGCGCGCGTCCGCCCGCGGAACGGCCCGCCCGAGGCGGTGAGGATCAGCCGCCGCACCTCGCCGCGCGCGCCGGAGCGCAGGCACTGGTGGATCGCGTTGTGCTCGCTGTCCACCGGCAGCAGGCGCGCCCCGTTGTCCTTGACCGCGCGGACCATCAGCTCGCCCGCGGCGACCAGCGTCTCCTTGTTGGCGAGGGCGACGACGAGCCCCGCGGTGGCGGCGGCGAAGGTCGGCACCAGCCCGGCCGCGCCGACGATCGCCGCGACGACGATGTCCGCGCCGCAGCCGACCGCGACCTCCGCCGCGCCGTTTCC
Coding sequences:
- a CDS encoding 1-deoxy-D-xylulose-5-phosphate reductoisomerase, which codes for MGRQTLDVVSRKPEAFEVAGLVAGRRTDLLAEQIKRFRPVAVSVADDAAAADLRARLGAEAPEIRVGGNGAAEVAVGCGADIVVAAIVGAAGLVPTFAAATAGLVVALANKETLVAAGELMVRAVKDNGARLLPVDSEHNAIHQCLRSGARGEVRRLILTASGGPFRGRTRAELASVTADEALRHPTWRMGPKVTIDSATLMNKGLEVIEARWLFDVPGSSIDVLVHPQSAVHSMVEFKDGSIIAQLGAADMRHPIQYALTWPERLEGVVARLDLAALGSLTFERPDRDAFRCLDLAYHALAAGGDAPARLNAADEVAVRAFLDGRIGFLDIPELLQRVLDSEPTNPIVELEDVLSADRRAREAARAILAALPSR